The window GTAGTTGGTTCATCCAAAAGTAAAATTTGCGGTTGCGAAATCAAAGCACAACAAAGCGCTAATTTCTGCTTCATTCCTCCCGAAAGTTGTCCTGCCAAACGCTCGCCAATTTTCTCCAAATTCATCAACCGCAAATATTTATTTCGACGCTCAACAAATAAATCGTTGGGAACCTCTCTCAATCCAGCACTATAACGAAGATTCTCATCAATACTCAAATCCAAATAAAGCGAAAACTGTTGAGTTAAATAACCAATACCTAACCTTGCATTGCGCGGTATTTTTCCCAAAACTTCTACTTTTCCTGCACTGGCTTCCATCACTCCCGCTAAAATATGAAAAGTAGTAGTTTTTCCCGCTCCATCAGGGCCAATTAATCCAAAAATTTCCCCTCGACGCACGGCAAAATCAATGCCGCGCACCGCCGTTAATTTACCGTAGCGTTTGCACAAACCTGCTACTTCAATAACTAAATCATTTTGAGGCATTTGTTATTTGTCATTAGTCATTGGTCATTTATCATTGGTATTTTCTCCCCTGCTCCCCTGCTCCCCCGCTCCCACTCATTTCTGCCTCTCCTGTTCGTTGGTAAGAATTTCCCCATCGGCAGGCATTCCGGGTTTAGCAAATCCTTGTGGATTATCAAGGGTTAATTTAACGCCAAAAACTTGTTTAACTCGGTCTTCTTTAAAGTAAATATTTTCCGGAGTAAAGGAAGCTTGGGTATCAATTGCTGCCACGCGAGCAGCTAAAGGTTGAGTTGGTGCAGAATCTAAAATGACTTTTGCTTTTTGACCAATTCGCACTTGACCGATTTGACCTTCCGGAACGTAACCCCGCATATAAACGCTATTGGGATCGATGATTGTCAGCAAAGTTTTACCAGAAGTAACTACTTGTCCCGGTTCCACACTTCGCGTAATTACTACCCCATTCATCGGACTAATTACACTTAAATAATTGATTTGAGCTAAAATTTGTTGCTGCGCTGCTTGTGCGTTGGCAACTTCTGCTTTTGCCGCATCTAATTGAGCACCAATTACGTTTAATTGTCGGCGTAAAGCATTAACTTGTGCTTTCCGAATATCGGGATTAATACTAGTAGTTTGCACTTGTACTAATGCGCCTTGTGCTGCATTTACTTGCCGACGCGCTGCATCTACGGCTGCGATGCGAGTTTCTAAAGTAGCTCGTGCGGTTGCTAAACCTGCGTATGCATTAGCTAAAGTTGCTTGAGCGGTTTCAAATGTAGTTTGAAATTGATCGAATTGTTGTTGAGAAATTGCGCCTTCTCTAACTAATCGAGCATAGCGATCGCGATTTGTGGTAGCTAATTTTAATTGCGATCGCGCTTGATTCACCTGCGCCTGCGCCTGATTCACCTGCGCCTCTGCCTGATTCACCTGCGCCTCTGCCTGCGTTACCTGCGCCTGTGAACCTGCCACATTTGCTTGTGCTTGATAAATCCGTCCCCTTGCATCTCCTTCCGACTGCTGCCTATTTAATTCGGCTTCTTGAATTTGCGTATTTACCACCTCAATTTGCATTTGCACCTGACGTTCTTGTTGCTGTGCAGCCGCAATTCTAGCCGTTGCTCCCCTCAATTGAGCTTGTATTTCTGCATCATCCAATCGCACGATTACTTGACCCTGACTAACTGTATCGCCTTCCCGAACTGCCACGAAATTAACTCGACCGGGTACTCTCGCACCGATATCAGTTGGATAACCTTCTATTCTTCCACTTAACTGCAAACCTTCCGTTTTCGGACGAGATAAAAAATACCAAGTTAAACCTGCACCAACAATTAAAACACCAATTGGAATCAGTAACAAGCGAGGATTGCGTTTGCGTTTAGGTTCAGGTGTTTCTGGCGGTGGCGCAAACTGTTCTTGTTCGGGCTTGGAAGCTAATTGGGTCATGATGACAAACCCTTATTTTTAGGAAGATGGTATTGGCAAGAGCAAGCGGAAGAGAGAGAACGAATTTTTATACTTTATCGTTTATCCAGAACACGTTAGGGATTTCTCAATCTAAAAACATCCTCTTTTGGACGGGTTATCTATTTGTATAAAAGTACCGCCTTGCGATCGAAATCTCACATCAACCCGTTCCTAAGAGCCGTTTAGATGGAAACGGTATTCTTAGAAAACAAGTTGATTATTTAACTGCTATACTAGACTGTATAGTATGATAAATCAAGAATTTTTACAAAACCTTAACTTTCATCCTGTTCGGTGCGTCTAAATGTGAATGACAAGCTGATACGCGATCGCAATTCCTGCCAAAAGTAATAAAAATTTGAGAAACTCAATGGTTGAACTAGAAACAAACTTAGCTATCAACAGCAAACGGGAGCAAATCCTCAAAGGAGCGATGCAAGTCTTCCTGCACAACGGTTACGCCAACACCAGCATGGATCGGGTAGCCGCCGAAGCAGGGGTATCCAAGCAAACGATTTACACTCACTTTCAAGATAAAGAAGGACTTTTTCGATCGCTAATCGAGCGAGTAACCATTCGCCGCCTACAAGCAGAGTTTCAATCAGAACCATTTCAAGGAGAACCTACTACAGTTCTGAGAAGATTGGCAGAAAGCATTTTAGGCAGAATGGAAGACCCCGAATATATAGCATTTTTAAGATTAGTAGTAGCTGAATCCGGGCGCTTCCCAGAACTAGCGCAACTTTACACCCGCACCGTCATTCAATACGGCTACAAAAATCTCAGTTCCTATTTAGAATCTAACCCAGAATTAAACATTGCCGATCCAGAAGCAACCGCCCGCATTTTTTTCGGCACTTTAGGAGCCTTCATCATCTCCCAAGAAGTGCTGCACGGTAAGCACACCATGCCGATGGAAAAAGAACGCTTGATTAATAGTTTGATTACCTGTATTTTGGGTTGTTCTGCTACGAAAAATTTAGCAGATTGACGCTTCCTATTCAGCTTTAAAAAACAGCATTCCTGTTGATATTAATAGGAAGCAAGATATTGATATATATTTGTGTTGTTATGAGGTTTTATGGCAATGTGCCGAAAACCTCACCTATCCGCAATTTTATCAAGTATGACACGGTTTAACCGAAACGAAACCTTCAACTAGTTTATAGTCATCCTTACAAAATAGAGTAAGACTAATATTACGAGCATCAATCACCAACACCAAATTAATCACTGAGATATGATTGCGTCATTAGAAAATCCTAAATAAAGTCACCCTTCAAAATACAATCTAGCTGGATAATTGCATTTAGGACACTCAGAAATAAGCTTATCTCTAAAACTGTAATATTTAGGTATTATGTAAATCTTTCTGTCTATTAATAAAGAATAACATTGTAAACCAATAGAGTTAGGCAAAGTCAATATAGCATTTTCAAATGAGATGTAAACACGAGTTACCGAGGAATGATAAAATTAAAGCTATCTTCAGGGAAAAAATTATATGGAAAACCTAGAAAGAGAAAGGGTAATTCAAGAATTAGATGAGTTAATTAAAAGCAATCCAGATTCTAGGGAATTAAAGAGAGCGCTAGCTGTAAAATTTGCCTTGCAAGGTTGGGACTATCCGATGATTGCCACAGCCTTAAATGTATCAAAAAGCTTCATTAGTAAGTGGAAGAAAAGATTTAAAGAAGGTGGGACAAAAGGGATAAAATTATCTTATCAAGGGAGCAAAAGCTATTTAAGCGAAAAAGAAAAACAAACAGTAATTGCTTGGCTCCAAGAACAAGAATATTGGGATTTGTCCGAACTAGAGTGTTATTTAATTGAGCAATATGACGTAGTTTTTCAGTCCCCAACAAGCTATTATGGCTTACTTGCGGAAGCTAAGATCAGTTGGCAAAAAGCCCAAAAAAAGAACCCTCGTAAAGACCCAGAAGTAGTGGAGAAAAGAAATCAAGAAATCCAGTCTATGTTAGAAAAACTAATGCCGAGGATTAAGTCGGGAGACATTGCTGTGTATGCTCTTGACGAAGTTCACTTGTTAGAAGGGGATCTGATTGGTCATGGGTGGGGAGGCAGCCCAGAAAGATTAAAAATTCCGATTATCAATGAAAAGAATCGACAAA of the Leptolyngbyaceae cyanobacterium genome contains:
- a CDS encoding HlyD family efflux transporter periplasmic adaptor subunit — its product is MTQLASKPEQEQFAPPPETPEPKRKRNPRLLLIPIGVLIVGAGLTWYFLSRPKTEGLQLSGRIEGYPTDIGARVPGRVNFVAVREGDTVSQGQVIVRLDDAEIQAQLRGATARIAAAQQQERQVQMQIEVVNTQIQEAELNRQQSEGDARGRIYQAQANVAGSQAQVTQAEAQVNQAEAQVNQAQAQVNQARSQLKLATTNRDRYARLVREGAISQQQFDQFQTTFETAQATLANAYAGLATARATLETRIAAVDAARRQVNAAQGALVQVQTTSINPDIRKAQVNALRRQLNVIGAQLDAAKAEVANAQAAQQQILAQINYLSVISPMNGVVITRSVEPGQVVTSGKTLLTIIDPNSVYMRGYVPEGQIGQVRIGQKAKVILDSAPTQPLAARVAAIDTQASFTPENIYFKEDRVKQVFGVKLTLDNPQGFAKPGMPADGEILTNEQERQK
- a CDS encoding TetR/AcrR family transcriptional regulator translates to MVELETNLAINSKREQILKGAMQVFLHNGYANTSMDRVAAEAGVSKQTIYTHFQDKEGLFRSLIERVTIRRLQAEFQSEPFQGEPTTVLRRLAESILGRMEDPEYIAFLRLVVAESGRFPELAQLYTRTVIQYGYKNLSSYLESNPELNIADPEATARIFFGTLGAFIISQEVLHGKHTMPMEKERLINSLITCILGCSATKNLAD
- a CDS encoding IS630 family transposase, which gives rise to MENLERERVIQELDELIKSNPDSRELKRALAVKFALQGWDYPMIATALNVSKSFISKWKKRFKEGGTKGIKLSYQGSKSYLSEKEKQTVIAWLQEQEYWDLSELECYLIEQYDVVFQSPTSYYGLLAEAKISWQKAQKKNPRKDPEVVEKRNQEIQSMLEKLMPRIKSGDIAVYALDEVHLLEGDLIGHGWGGSPERLKIPIINEKNRQTYYGALDLINQELIVRAYQAGNSDSTVNFIQELIQLNRERQIIIFWDGAAYHRSELMRELLRIINQGLTPEEWKVTCHLFAPYAPEENPIEAVWLSLKNLLRRCYRFCKNFTLMKRLFKCLVDFKLFTSPDIKKYDAFLCLI